The genomic DNA GGCCCTTCGAGAGGCACAGAGACACAGTATCGACATGGGCCGCGAGGTCCGCCGACGCGACCCCGAGATGGGTGGCGGCATTGAACAGGCGGGCCCCGTCGAGATGGACCTTTATGCCGCGCGCGCGGGCGATTTCCGCCACCGCGGCCATATGGTCCGGCGGCAGCACGGTGCCGCCGGCGGCGTTGTGCGAGGTCTCCAGCGCGATCATGGCCGTCGACAGCGGGCTCGCGCCCGGCCGGAGGGCGTCCTCGAGCCGGTCGAGATCCATGGCACCGTCGGTCCCGGCGATCCCGTCCAGGAACGCCCCGGTCAGGGTGGCGGCGCCGCGCTCGGTGTGGAGCATGTGGGCCTGGGCCTCGAGCAGGACCTGCTCGCTGCGCTGAACCTGGGCCAGGATCGCCAGCAGATTGCCCATCGTGCAACTCGGCACGAACAGGGCCGCCGCCTTGCCGAGCATCGCGGCGGCGGTCTCCTCCAGCGCGCGGGCGGTCGGGTCAGCGTCGAGCCCGTCGTCGCCCAGCGGCGCCGACCGCATCCGGGCGTACATCGCCTCGGTCGGCCGCGTGACGGTGTCGCTCCGCAGGTCGACCGCGGACGGCGCGTCCGTGGCTTCGCCGTGATCGTCTCGCATGTCGGTCTCGCCGCCCTACCGGTAGGCCGCCTCGTCACCGGAATCGGTGGGGTTGGCCAGGGCCCGCTTGAGCACGTCGCTCATCGGCAACTCCAAGTTGATACCTTTCGGCGGGATCGGCTGCTCGAAATACTTGCCGTAGAGGCGCGCCACGGTCCCGTCCTGGATCAGCTCGACCACCGCCTTGTCGACCGCAGCCTTGAAGGCCGCGTCGTCCTTCGGCTCCAGGATCCCGTAGGGCGCGAATTCCAGGCCCTTGGTGCCGATCTTGTAATCCGCCGGCCGCTTGGCCCCCGCAACCGTGGCGTGGGCCAGGGCGTCGTCGTTGATGGCGCCCGCCGCGCGGCCGGTCTCCACGAGCAGGAACACCTCGGCGGTGTCCTTGGCCGGCATCACCTGGATGTCGAGCTTGTCGCGGACGTTGATCCGGGTGGCGACGCGCTGGGTCTCGCCGCCGGCCTGCGCCGAGATGGCCTTGCCGCGGAACGAGGCGATGTCGTCGACATCCACCGGCGTGTCCTTCTTGGCCACCAGCACCACCTGCGCCACGAAGGTGGTCGGCGCGAACGAGACCAGCTTGTGCCGCTCGGGCAGGTTGCTGGCGGTGCCGCATTCCAGGTCGATCGTGCCGTTGTTGATCAGCGGGATCCGGGTCGCCGACATCACCGGCACGTGGCGCACCTCGAGCCTGGGCAGGCCGAGCGCGGCCTTGAGCTTCTGCGCGACGTGTTCGCATATCTCCAGCGAATAGCCGACCGGCTTGGCGTTCTGGTCGAGGAAGCCGAAGGGCGGCGACGCGTCCGGGAAGCCGAGGCTGATCTGTCCGGTCGCGCGGATCTTGTCGAGGCGCCCCTCGGCGACCGACGGCGCGGCGAGGCCGGCCCAGCACAGAGTGGCCAACAGAAGCGGCAGCGTCCTCGACACGATCCGAACCCCCTCGCTATGTCTGAACTGGCGCAGCGCCCGGCCGCCCCGACGGGGAGTCGGCCCGAAGCTTTGCCGACTGATCCTAGGAGCGGCCGCGCGCGTGCGTCCAATGCCGATTCACCTGCCGAGCATACGGATCTGATATGGCCGAGCGGCGCATGACCTTCCGGCACATCGAGGCCTTCCGGGCCGTGGTGGCCACCGGGTCCATGACCGAGGCGAGCCGCCGGCTCCACACCTCGCAGCCACAGGTCAGCCGCCTGATCGCGCAGCTGGAGGCGATCACCGGCCTGCCCCTGTTCGACCGGAGCGGGAGCCGGGTCGTGCCCTCCCTCGACGGGACGCGGTTCCACGCGGAGGTCGAGCGCGCCTTCGTGGGCCTCACGAGCCTGGAATCGGCGGCCGCGCGCATCCGCGCCTTCGGGGCGGAGCGGCTGCGGGTGGCCGCGATGCCCCGACTGGCGGGCGGGCTCCTCGCGCGCGCGGTCGTGCGCTTCCGCGCCGCGCATCCGGACGTGATCGTGGCGATCCATTCCGGCGACGACGAGACCGTGAACCACTGGCTCGCCACCGGCTCCTGCGACGCCGCGCTGACGATGCTGTACGGCGACGCCCCGGAGGCGCGCGCCGAGCATGTCGAGACGCGCGCCTGCGTCGCCGTCCTGCCGCGGGACCACGCCCTCGCCGCGCGGGAATCGCTCGCGCCCGCGGATTTTCAGGGCGTGCCCTTCGTCGCCGCGTCGCTCGGGAGCGCCCTGCGCGACCGGACCGAGGCCGTCTTCGAGGCCGCCGGCATCGGCCTGACCATCACCGCCGAGGCCGGCCTCGGCGCCTCGATCTGCACCCTCGTCTCGGCCGGGCTCGGGGTCAGCGTCATGAACCCGCTGGCCGCCCACGAGGAGGCGAAGGTCTCGCCGATCGCGATCCGTCCCTTCGCCCCCGCGCTCCCGGTGCACTTCGCGCTGCTGTTCCCCCCGGACCACGCCCGGGGGCGGCTGATGCGGGCCTTCGGCGCCTGCGCGCGGACGGTCCTGCTGGAGGAGCTCGCCCAGCTGCCGGACGCCGCGGGCGGGCGTCCGGCCGACGTCGCTCAGGCGGCGCGCTTCTCGGCGCCGGCGTAGAAGGTGCCCCCGCGCTCGGCCATCGCGGCCAGGTTGTCGGGCACGTGGAAACGGGGCCCGTGCTTGGCCTCGAGCGCCCGCGCGAGGTCGACGAAGGCCGCCGCGCCCATGAAGTCGATGTACGACAGGGTCCCGCCGGTGAACGGCGCGAAGCCGAAACCGAGGATCGAGCCGACATCGGCCTCGCGCGGATCGGTGACCACGCCCTCGCCGACCGTGCGGGCGGCCTCCAGCGCCTGGACCACCAGGAGCCGCTGCTTCAGCTCGGTGAAGTCGACGGCGTCGGGGTCGAGGCGGTTCGGCTGCAGGTCCTTCAGGCCGGGCCAGAGGCGCTTCGGCGCGCCCTCGGGATAGTCGTAGAAGCCCTTGCGGTTCTTGCGGCCGAGCCGGCCCTGGTTCTCGACCATCTCGGCGAGGACCGCCTTCTGCGCCGGGTCGACGGCGCCCTGCCCGACCTGCGCCTCGGTGGCCTTGGCGATCTTGAGCACGAGGTCGAGGGCGACCTCGTCGTTGAGCGACAGCGGCCCGACCGGCATGCCCGCCTGGCGGCCGGCGCTCTCGATCATCGCCGGCGGCACGCCCTCGAAGAGCATCTTGTGGCCTTCGAGGATGTAGGCGCCGACGCAGCGGTTGGCGAAGAAGCCGCGGGCGTCGTTGACGACGATCGGGGTCTTCTTGATCAGCCGCACGTAGTCGAGAGCGGTGGCGAGCGCCGCGTCCCCGGTCGCCTCGCCCTTGATGATCTCGACGAGCATCATCTTCTCCACGGGCGAGAAGAAGTGGATGCCGACGAACTGCGCGGGCCGCTGCGACGCCTTGGCCAGGCCGGTGATCGGCAGGGTCGAGGTGTTGGACGCGAAGATCGCGTCGGGGCGGATCACCGCCTCGACCTTCTGGATCACCTCGGCCTTCACCCGCGGATCCTCGAAGACGGCCTCGATCACGAGGTCGCACTCCGCGAGGGCGCCGTAATCCGCCGTGGCCTGGATCCGGCCGAGCAGCGCCTCCCGGTCGGCGGTCTTGGCGCGGCCCTTGTTGATCTGGCCGGTGATGAGCGTGTGGGCGTAGGCCTTGCCCTTCTCGGCCGCCTCGACCGACTGGTCGACCAGCACCACCTCGATCCCGGCCTGGGCGGTGACGTAGGCGACGCCCGCGCCCATGAAGCCGGCGCCGATCACGCCGACCTTGCGCAGGTTCGTGGCCGGCACGTCCTTCGGGCGGCGCGCACCCTTGTTCAGCTCGCCCATGGAGATGAACAGCGTGCGGATCATCGCCGCCGCCTCGGTCGAGCGCAGGATATGCGCGAAGTACCGGCTCTCGACCCGCAGGGCGAGGTCCATCGGCAGCTGAAGGCCCTCGTAGACGGAGGCCAGGATCGCCTTGGCAGCCGGGTAGTTGTCGTGGGTCTCGCGCCGGTAGATGGCGTTGGCCGGCGGCCAGATCATCATGCCGGCGGGCGAGTAAACCTTGCCGGACGGCGCTTTGAACTTCGGCACATCCCAGGGCGCCACAGCCGAGCCGCCCTCGCGGATCCAGGCCTTGGCGCGCTCCACGATCTCGGCCTGCGGCGCCACCGCGTGGATCAGCCCCATGCCCTTGGCCATGGGCGCGCGGATCTGCTCGCCCTTGAACAGCATCTGCAGGGCGTCGCCGGTCTGCATCAGGCGGGCGACCCGCTGCGTGCCGCCGCCGCCCGGGAACAGGCCGACCTTGATCTCCGGCAGGCCGACCCGGGTCTTCCCGTCGTCGGAGGCGACGCGGTGATGGCACGACAGCGCCAGCTCGAAGGCGCCGCCCAGGCACAGGCCCTGAATCGCCGCCGCGAAGGGCTTGCCGCAGGTCTCCAGCCGCCGGAACAGCAGCGACAGGCGTCGGGAGGCCTCGAAGAAGTGGCGCATCGCCACTTCCTCGCCCTGCTCGGCCTTCAGCTGCTCGTAGGCCCGGCCCAGGCCCTGGAGCATGGTGAGATCGGCGCCGCCGGAGAAATTGTCCTTGCCGGTGGCGATGACGCAGCCCTTGATCGCCGGGTCGGACGCGACCTGCTCGATAATCTGCTCGAGCTGGTCCATCACACCTTCGGTGATCACGTTCATCGAGCGGCCGGGCATGTCCCAGGTCGCCAGAGCGACGCCGTCGGGATCGGTCTCGAAGCGGAAATCGGTCAGCGTCACGGTGCCGTCCTCCCTGGGTTCCGCCGACGATCCGCCGGCGCACTTGCATTAAGGTTGTGTTGAGCGCGTCCGGCCATTGTCTGCCGGCCGGGGTCACTCACCGAAAGCCGCACATGACGAAGGATTCCGGCTGCCGCGCCTGTCGCGCCGGCACCAAGCTCGACTTCGACTTCACGATGGCGTTCCAGCCGATCCTCGACCTCGCGGACGGCAGCGTCTGGGCCTACGAGGCGCTGGTGCGCGGCCCGAAGGGTGAGCCGGCCTACACGATCCTCGACCGGGTGACCGACGAGACCCGCTACCAGTTCGACCAGGCCGCCCGCGTCAAGGCGATCGAGCTCGCCGGCACGCTGTTTCCCCGCGACAGCGCCACGCGGCTGTCGATCAACTTCATGCCCAACGCGGTCTACGAGCCGAATGCCTGCATCCGCGCCTCGCTCGAGGCGGCGCGGCGCATCGACTTCGCACACCGGCGGATCATGTTCGAGTTCACCGAGCAGGAGCGCTTCCGAGACATCGATCACGTCAAGGGCATCGTCGCCGCCTACCGGAAGCAGGGGTTCCTGACGGCGCTCGACGATTTCGGCGCCGGCTTCGCGGGCCTGAGCCTGCTCGCCAATTTCCGCCCCGACCTGATCAAGATCGACATGGACGTGCTGCGCGGCCTCGACAGCGACGCCGGGCGCTACGCCATCGTCTCGGGCGTGGTCGCAATCGCCCGAGCCCTCGACGTGGCGGTGCTCGCCGAGGGCGTGGAGACCGCGGCGGAGCTCGACGCCCTGCGCAGCATCGGGATCACGCTCGTCCAGGGCTACCACTTCGCCAAGCCCCTCCTGGAGGGGCTGCCCCCGGTCGCGGGCTTCACCCCCATGGTGGCCGCGCGCGCGGCCTGACGCCGGACCGACGCGCGCGGCGCTCATCGCCTACTTCGGCGCCGGGGCCGGAGCCGCGGCCGGCGGAACCGTCGGCACCGGCGGGGCGCCGGGCTTCGGTCCGTTGTCGGTCGCCGCGGCCACCGCCAGCATGTTGAGCAGCTTGGTGACGGAGTTCTGCGAGATCGCCGTGACCGACGAGTTGGGGTCGGCGTTCATCGTCTGGAACTTGAGGTAGGTCGGGTCCGAGTAGATCTCGTCGAGGTGCTTGAGCTCGGCGAGGCTGAATTTCTCGGCGTAGTCCTTCGAGAGCCCCTGGACCATGAGGGTCCGCTGCTTCTCGAACTCGTCCAGCAGCTCCTTGCGCACGGCCTCGGCGCGGGCCTCCGGCATCGGCGCGACGGTCTTCTCCAGGGCGACGTTGAACCCGGTCTGGAGGTTCTTGATCAGGGTCTTGTTGACGAGGTTGGTGGCCGCGGCCACGCGGTCCGCCGCGTCATCGGCGCGGGCGGCCACCGGCAGGCTCAGGGTGACGCCCAGACAGAGCGTCGCAATCAGGCGGTTCAAGGGCTTGTCTCCCGTTGTTTTATCGTCCGGACCGCGAAAGGGCCGAGCGTCGCCCGCGCCTCTAGCAGCGTTCCCGGACTTTGGGGAGCGGCGCGGCGCCGCTCCCGGGCGCGCGGGGATTCACACCCGCTCGATGATGGTCGCGGTGCCCATGCCGGCGCCGATACACAGAGTGACCAGCGCGCGCTCCTTCCCGGTCCGCTCCAGCTCGTCGAGCGCGGTTCCGAGGATCATCGCGCCGGTGGCGCCGAGCGGGTGGCCGAGGGCGATGGCCCCGCCATTCACGTTGACCGCCTCCGGGTCTAGGTCAAAGGCCTGGCAGAAGCGCAGGACCACGGCCGCGAAGGCCTCGTTGACCTCGAACAGGTCGATGTCCGACAGGCTCAGGCCCGACTTCGCCAGGACCTTGCGGGTGACGTCCACCGGCCCGGTGAGCATCAGGGCCGGGTCGGACCCGATATTGGCGAAGGCGCGGATCCGGCCGCGCGGGCGCAGGCCCGCAGCCTCGCCGGCAGCGCTAGAACCGATCAGCACGGCGGCGGCGCCGTCGACGATGCCGGAGGAGTTGCCGGCGTGATGGACGTGCTCCACGCTCTCCACGTCCGGATGCGCGTCCGTCGCGACGGCGTCGAAGCCGCCCATCTGGCCCATCTGCACGAACGACGCCTTCAGCGCGGCGAGCGACTGCATGTCGGTGCCTGGACGCATGTGCTCGTCGCGGTCGAGCAGCGTGATGCCGTTCACGTCGCGGACCGGCACCACCGAGCGGTCGAACAGCCCCTCACCCCAGGATTTCGCCGCGCGCTCCTGAGAGCGGACCGCGTAGGCGTCGCAATCGTCCCGCGTGAAGCCGTACTTGGTGGCGATCAGGTCGGCCGAGACGCCCTGCGGCATGAAGTAGGACTTGATGGCGATCGCCGGGTCGACCGGCCAGGCGCCGCCCGAGGCGCCGATGCCGATGCGACTCATCGATTCGACGCCGCCGCCCACCGCCATCTCGTGCTGGCCGCTCATGACCTGCGCGGCGGCGAAGTTCACCGCGTCGAGGCCGGAGGCGCAGAAGCGGTTGATCTGCACGCCCGGCACGTGCGCGCCGTAATCCGCCACGAGGGCGGCGGCGCGGGCGATGTCGCCCCCCGCCTCGCCCACCGGATCGACGCAGCCCAGCACCACGTCGTCGACGAGGCCGGTATCGAGTCCGTTGCGGTCCTTGAGGGCGCGGAGCGCCGTCTCGGCAAGCCGCAGGGCGGTGACTTCGTGGAGGGAGCCGTCCGCCTTGCCGCGCCCGCGCGGCGTGCGAACGTGGTCGTAGATGAAGGCGTCCGTCATCAGCACTCCCCCGGGGCGTCGATCTTCGCCGGTCGGCGACGCGGCCTTACAGGGCCGTCTCGGTTCGCGCCAGTCTGCCACGGCGCGCGCGCCCTCGGCCAGCCCCGATAGCGGGGAGCCGGCGAAGGGCGCGTGACAGCGGGGGTGGTTTGGTCGTGCTCGTCCGGGCTCGGCCAGATCAGCCGGGTGCCCGGCCGTCCCCGCGCCCGCCCGGATCGAACCTGCTCCTGAAAGAGCAAACTCAGCCCGGATGCGATGCGGGAAATCTCGCGCGTTCGACTAGTCCTGAAGCATCCGCTTCAGCAGCTCGACCTCGTCGCCGAGCACCGAATCTTCGCCGATCTGCTTCTCGATCTTGCGCACGGCGTGCAGCACCGTGGTGTGGTCGCGGCCTCCG from Methylobacterium oryzae includes the following:
- a CDS encoding GntG family PLP-dependent aldolase, which translates into the protein MRDDHGEATDAPSAVDLRSDTVTRPTEAMYARMRSAPLGDDGLDADPTARALEETAAAMLGKAAALFVPSCTMGNLLAILAQVQRSEQVLLEAQAHMLHTERGAATLTGAFLDGIAGTDGAMDLDRLEDALRPGASPLSTAMIALETSHNAAGGTVLPPDHMAAVAEIARARGIKVHLDGARLFNAATHLGVASADLAAHVDTVSLCLSKGLSAPVGAVLAGDGPVIAAARRLRKMIGGTQRQVGIVAAAGLEAITVMGARLVEDHDRARQLSAGLNAVPRLAANLPQTNIVQVDLSRTGRDSARWVADLDAAGIRTRPLGPRRLRLVTHRHIAAADIDRAVAAFRACLDAA
- a CDS encoding amino acid ABC transporter substrate-binding protein, which gives rise to MATLCWAGLAAPSVAEGRLDKIRATGQISLGFPDASPPFGFLDQNAKPVGYSLEICEHVAQKLKAALGLPRLEVRHVPVMSATRIPLINNGTIDLECGTASNLPERHKLVSFAPTTFVAQVVLVAKKDTPVDVDDIASFRGKAISAQAGGETQRVATRINVRDKLDIQVMPAKDTAEVFLLVETGRAAGAINDDALAHATVAGAKRPADYKIGTKGLEFAPYGILEPKDDAAFKAAVDKAVVELIQDGTVARLYGKYFEQPIPPKGINLELPMSDVLKRALANPTDSGDEAAYR
- a CDS encoding LysR substrate-binding domain-containing protein, whose product is MTFRHIEAFRAVVATGSMTEASRRLHTSQPQVSRLIAQLEAITGLPLFDRSGSRVVPSLDGTRFHAEVERAFVGLTSLESAAARIRAFGAERLRVAAMPRLAGGLLARAVVRFRAAHPDVIVAIHSGDDETVNHWLATGSCDAALTMLYGDAPEARAEHVETRACVAVLPRDHALAARESLAPADFQGVPFVAASLGSALRDRTEAVFEAAGIGLTITAEAGLGASICTLVSAGLGVSVMNPLAAHEEAKVSPIAIRPFAPALPVHFALLFPPDHARGRLMRAFGACARTVLLEELAQLPDAAGGRPADVAQAARFSAPA
- a CDS encoding 3-hydroxyacyl-CoA dehydrogenase NAD-binding domain-containing protein — encoded protein: MTLTDFRFETDPDGVALATWDMPGRSMNVITEGVMDQLEQIIEQVASDPAIKGCVIATGKDNFSGGADLTMLQGLGRAYEQLKAEQGEEVAMRHFFEASRRLSLLFRRLETCGKPFAAAIQGLCLGGAFELALSCHHRVASDDGKTRVGLPEIKVGLFPGGGGTQRVARLMQTGDALQMLFKGEQIRAPMAKGMGLIHAVAPQAEIVERAKAWIREGGSAVAPWDVPKFKAPSGKVYSPAGMMIWPPANAIYRRETHDNYPAAKAILASVYEGLQLPMDLALRVESRYFAHILRSTEAAAMIRTLFISMGELNKGARRPKDVPATNLRKVGVIGAGFMGAGVAYVTAQAGIEVVLVDQSVEAAEKGKAYAHTLITGQINKGRAKTADREALLGRIQATADYGALAECDLVIEAVFEDPRVKAEVIQKVEAVIRPDAIFASNTSTLPITGLAKASQRPAQFVGIHFFSPVEKMMLVEIIKGEATGDAALATALDYVRLIKKTPIVVNDARGFFANRCVGAYILEGHKMLFEGVPPAMIESAGRQAGMPVGPLSLNDEVALDLVLKIAKATEAQVGQGAVDPAQKAVLAEMVENQGRLGRKNRKGFYDYPEGAPKRLWPGLKDLQPNRLDPDAVDFTELKQRLLVVQALEAARTVGEGVVTDPREADVGSILGFGFAPFTGGTLSYIDFMGAAAFVDLARALEAKHGPRFHVPDNLAAMAERGGTFYAGAEKRAA
- a CDS encoding EAL domain-containing protein, with the translated sequence MTKDSGCRACRAGTKLDFDFTMAFQPILDLADGSVWAYEALVRGPKGEPAYTILDRVTDETRYQFDQAARVKAIELAGTLFPRDSATRLSINFMPNAVYEPNACIRASLEAARRIDFAHRRIMFEFTEQERFRDIDHVKGIVAAYRKQGFLTALDDFGAGFAGLSLLANFRPDLIKIDMDVLRGLDSDAGRYAIVSGVVAIARALDVAVLAEGVETAAELDALRSIGITLVQGYHFAKPLLEGLPPVAGFTPMVAARAA
- a CDS encoding acetyl-CoA C-acetyltransferase yields the protein MTDAFIYDHVRTPRGRGKADGSLHEVTALRLAETALRALKDRNGLDTGLVDDVVLGCVDPVGEAGGDIARAAALVADYGAHVPGVQINRFCASGLDAVNFAAAQVMSGQHEMAVGGGVESMSRIGIGASGGAWPVDPAIAIKSYFMPQGVSADLIATKYGFTRDDCDAYAVRSQERAAKSWGEGLFDRSVVPVRDVNGITLLDRDEHMRPGTDMQSLAALKASFVQMGQMGGFDAVATDAHPDVESVEHVHHAGNSSGIVDGAAAVLIGSSAAGEAAGLRPRGRIRAFANIGSDPALMLTGPVDVTRKVLAKSGLSLSDIDLFEVNEAFAAVVLRFCQAFDLDPEAVNVNGGAIALGHPLGATGAMILGTALDELERTGKERALVTLCIGAGMGTATIIERV